The following proteins are co-located in the Macadamia integrifolia cultivar HAES 741 chromosome 3, SCU_Mint_v3, whole genome shotgun sequence genome:
- the LOC122074095 gene encoding BTB/POZ domain-containing protein NPY2-like yields the protein MKFMKLGSKPDSFQTDGNNVRYVAAELASDIVVNIGDVKFYLHKFPLLSKSIHLQRLVSTTDEGNNDEIHIPDIPGGPAAFEICAKFCYGMTVTLNAYNVVSIRCAAEYLEMHETIEKGNLIYKIEVFLNSSIFRSWKDSIIALQTTKTMLPWCEELKVISHCVDSIASRACIHPSRVEWSYTYNRKKLPSENGMEPHWNGVKKHQTVPKDWWVEDLCELEIDFYKRLIVTIKTKGRIPADVIGEALNAYALRRLPGFSKGIIQGDDVVKNGSLVDTIIWLLPTEKGSVPCSFLAKLLKAAIVLDSGEMGKEELVRRIGQQLDEASVADLLIRTSAEENITYDVDIVKRIVEEFVMQECAQADLPVAEELQEIRSPVFVSDTSKLTVAKLVDGYLAEIARDPNLPLSMFVDLAEMVSGFSRPAHDALYRAIDMYLKEHPGISKSEKKRICRLMDCKKLSVDACTHAVQNERLPLRVVVQVLFFEQARAATSFSGGTRPDLSGSVQALLPHENGGSHESSRSATNTDEDWDAVPTAEELKALKGELASLRLGARSGGSDRNGSEDAKSSTEKAPANKVKGLLMSKKIFRKLWSSKGGQGENSSSDTSESPGSANPEDTKSTSSRNGRNSVS from the exons GTATGTGGCAGCTGAGTTGGCAAGTGACATTGTAGTTAACATAGGGGATGTGAAATTTTATCTGCACAAG TTTCCCCTGTTGTCCAAGAGCATCCACTTGCAGAGGTTGGTCTCAACCACAGATGAGGGAAACAATGATGAAATCCACATACCTGACATTCCTGGGGGACCTGCTGCCTTTGAGATATGTGCCAAATTCTGTTATGGTATGACTGTTACCCTCAACGCTTACAATGTGGTTTCAATTCGTTGCGCAGCAGAGTATCTAGAAATGCATGAGACTATTGAGAAAGGGAATCTCATTTATAAGATTGAAGTCTTCCTCAACTCCAGCATCTTCCGTAGCTGGAAAGACTCGATAATAGCTCTTCAGACGACAAAAACTATGCTTCCCTGGTGTGAGGAACTCAAGGTGATCAGCCATTGTGTTGACTCCATAGCTTCTAGGGCCTGCATTCACCCTTCCAGAGTAGAATGGTCTTATACTTATAATCGTAAAAAGCTTCCATCAGAAAATGGGATGGAACCGCACTGGAATGGTGTCAAGAAACATCAAACCGTGCCCAAGGACTGGTGGGTTGAGGACCTGTGTGAGCTTGAAATTGATTTCTACAAACGGCTTATAGTGACTATCAAAACCAAAGGAAGAATACCCGCTGATGTAATAGGGGAAGCCCTCAATGCATATGCACTGAGAAGGTTGCCAGGTTTCAGCAAGGGTATTATCCAGGGTGATGATGTCGTCAAGAACGGGTCTTTGGTGGACACCATTATCTGGCTGTTGCCCACAGAGAAGGGCAGTGTTCCCTGTAGTTTCTTGGCCAAGCTGCTAAAAGCAGCTATTGTGCTGGATTCTGGAGAAATGGGGAAGGAAGAGCTGGTGAGAAGAATAGGCCAGCAGCTGGATGAGGCATCCGTGGCAGATCTTTTGATTCGGACATCAGCCGAGGAAAATATAACGTATGATGTTGATATTGTAAAACGTATAGTGGAAGAGTTTGTGATGCAGGAGTGTGCTCAAGCTGACCTACCAGTTGCTGAAGAGCTTCAGGAGATCAGAAGCCCAGTGTTTGTATCAGATACTTCTAAGCTAACCGTGGCAAAGCTGGTTGATGGCTACCTTGCTGAAATTGCACGTGATCCAAATCTTCCTCTGTCAATGTTTGTTGATCTTGCTGAAATGGTATCAGGATTCTCCAGGCCAGCACATGATGCACTTTACCGTGCCATTGACATGTATCTCAAG GAACATCCTGGGATCAGCAAGAGTGAGAAGAAAAGGATATGCCGGCTGATGGACTGCAAGAAGCTGTCTGTGGATGCATGTACGCATGCTGTGCAAAACGAGCGGCTCCCCTTACGTGTAGTGGTACAGGTCCTGTTCTTTGAGCAGGCCAGGGCTGCCACATCCTTTTCTGGTGGAACTAGACCCGACCTTTCTGGAAGTGTCCAGGCTCTGCTCCCACATGAGAATGGTGGATCTCATGAGAGCTCAAGATCTGCAACCAACACAGATGAGGACTGGGATGCTGTCCCAACAGCTGAGGAGCTGAAGGCCCTCAAGGGGGAGCTTGCATCCTTAAGATTGGGAGCAAGAAGTGGAGGCAGTGATCGAAATGGGAGTGAAGATGCCAAAAGTAGCACTGAGAAAGCTCCAGCTAATAAGGTGAAAGGGCTACTGATGTCAAAGAAAATATTCAGAAAGCTATGGTCGAGCAAAGGGGGACAGGGTGAGAATAGCAGCTCTGATACATCGGAGAGCCCTGGTTCTGCCAACCCAGAGGATACCAAGTCCACATCTTCCAGAAATGGGAGGAATTCGGTCTCTTAG
- the LOC122073533 gene encoding probable N-acetyltransferase HLS1 — MGEEGVVVVMREFDPERDSKEVDEIERVCEVGQSGQTSIFTDLLGDPICRIRHAPAFLMLVAVMVKGEEEREIVGMVRGCIKTVTCGKKLSRNGKNGGNDSLKPKPVPVPVPLHVPVYSKTAYILGLRVSPSHRRMGIGLKLVCKIEEWFRENGVEYSYMATEMDNEASVKLFTERCGYSKFRNPSILGHPVYAHRVSITNRVRIFELSPFEAEALYRRRLSTTEFFPRDIDTILNNRLNLGTFIAVPSRGYSYSWPGLDHFLSNPPDSWAVLSIWNSKEVFSVEVRGASLAIRGLAKSSRIVDNAFPWLGIPSMPEVFKPFGFHFLYGLGGHGPDSVKMIKSLCRFAHNFAREKGCCAVVTEVSKMEPLKVGIPYWKKFSCEDDLWCMKRLGEDYSDGSLGDWTKSPPGISIFVDPREI, encoded by the exons atgggagaagaGGGGGTTGTAGTAGTGATGAGAGAGTTCGACCCAGAGAGGGATAGTaaagaagtggatgagatagAGAGGGTATGCGAAGTAGGCCAAAGTGGCCAGACTTCTATTTTCACagatttgctgggtgaccccATTTGCAGGATTCGCCATGCTCCTGCTTTCCTCATGTTG GTAGCTGTAATGGTGAAGggtgaggaagagagagagatcgtagGGATGGTAAGGGGATGTATCAAGACCGTTACATGTGGTAAAAAGCTCTCTAGAAATGGAAAGAACGGCGGCAACGACTCCCTTAAACCCAAACCCGTCCCCGTCCCCGTCCCACTCCACGTTCCCGTCTACTCTAAAACCGCCTACATCTTAGGCCTTCGCGTCTCCCCTTCTCACAG GCGAATGGGTATAGGATTGAAGCTGGTTTGTAAAATAGAGGAGTGGTTCAGAGAAAATGGAGTAGAATACTCGTATATGGCAACCGAAATGGACAACGAAGCTTCAGTTAAGCTCTTTACAGAAAGATGCGGTTACTCAAAGTTCCGAAACCCTTCCATCCTTGGCCACCCTGTCTATGCTCATCGAGTCTCCATCACCAATCGAGTCCGCATTTTCGAACTCTCCCCTTTCGAAGCCGAAGCACTCTATCGCCGCCGACTCTCCACCACCGAGTTCTTCCCTAGAGATATAGATACAATCCTCAACAACCGTCTTAATCTCGGCACCTTCATAGCCGTCCCTTCCCGTGGTTACTCCTACTCATGGCCTGGTTTAGACCATTTCCTCTCAAACCCACCTGACTCTTGGGCTGTTCTCAGCATATGGAACAGCAAAGAAGTATTCTCAGTGGAGGTCAGAGGGGCTTCCCTTGCCATACGAGGGCTTGCGAAGTCTAGCCGGATAGTAGATAATGCTTTCCCTTGGCTGGGGATACCATCCATGCCGGAGGTGTTCAAGCCATTTGGTTTCCATTTCTTATATGGGTTGGGAGGGCACGGTCCCGATTCGGTGAAGATGATTAAATCTCTGTGTAGGTTTGCGCATAACTTTGCTAGGGAGAAAGGATGTTGTGCGGTAGTGACAGAGGTGTCAAAGATGGAGCCATTGAAGGTAGGGATCCCATACTGGAAGAAATTTTCTTGTGAAGATGATCTTTGGTGTATGAAGCGACTTGGGGAAGACTACAGTGATGGGTCTCTTGGGGATTGGACCAAGTCCCCTCCTGGTATTTCAATCTTTGTGGATCCCAGAGAAATCTAA